Part of the Gemmatimonadota bacterium genome is shown below.
CGTCGCGGACGAAGCGCCGTTCCGGCAGCGGGCCCGCGCGCTGGCGGAGGTGCTGGACCCGTGCGACCTGGCCGGCTTCAACATCCGGCGCTTCGACCTGCCGATGCTGATCACCGAGTTCCGCCGCGCCGGCATCACGTTCGACGTGCGCAGCCGTCGCCTCATCGACGTGCAGCTCATCTTCCACCGCGAGGAGCCGCGCGATCTCACCGCGGCGGCGCAGTTCTACCTCGGACGCACACCCGAGGACGCGCATACGGCGCTCGCGGACATCCGCACCTCCGCCGACGTGTTCGCCGCACAGCTGCTGCGCTACACCCACCTGCCGCGGGATCTGGACGGGCTCCACCGCTACTGCGACGACATCTCGCCCTTTGAAACAGAGTTCGACCGCTGGTTCGAACGCGATGGCGAAGGCGCCCTCGTGTTCCGACGCGGCAAGCACCGGGGGCGCCGCCTGAAGGACATCGCGGCCCAGGAGTCCGACTACCTGGTGTGGATGCTGTCCGCCGAGGACATGGATCCCGAGGTGCTGATCGCGGTGGAGAAGGCGCTCCATGCCCCGGTCCCCGATCCCACACAGGAGCCCCTCCCCCTCCCCGGTCCCCCGGAGGCATCGTGACGTCCCCCGCCACCCCCGACACCGCCGTGGACGAAGCCGATCTGTTCCGGCTGGTGCGCCGCCTGGTGGACGTCCCCTCCGTCACCGGGGACGAAGGCCCGGTCGGTCGTCTCCTGGTGGAGGAGCTGGAAGCGCGCGGATTCGCCCCCCAGACGCAGACCGTGGAGGACGGCCGGCGCAACGTGCAGGTCACGGACGACGGGACGCGCGTGGTGCTGTGCACGCACATGGACACCGTGGCGCCCTTCATCCCCAGCCGCGAGGACGACGCGGCCATCCATGGGCGGGGCTCCTGCGACGCCAAGGGGATCCTGGCCACCATGATCGTGGCCGCCCAGCGCCTGCGCGCACGCGGCCGTACGGACGTGGGACTGCTCTTCCTGGTGGGCGAGGAGACCGACAGCGCCGGGGCGCGCGCCGCCAACGGTGTGGCCCCGTCGAACGAGTTCCTGATCGTGGGCGAGCCCACGGACGGGATGCTCGCCAGCGGCCACAAGGGGATGCTGGCCTTCGAGGTCGAGGTCGCGGGCCGGGCGGCCCATTCGGCCTATCCCCACCTGGGGGATTCCGCGCTCCACCGGCTGCTGGACCTGCTGGCGCGCATCCGCGCCGCGCCGTGGGGCAACGACCCCGTGCTCGGGGCGGCCACCGTCAACGTGGGGCGGATCGAGGGCGGCGTGGCCATGAACGTCGTCGCGCCCTCCGCCCGGGCCACGGTCGCGATCCGGCTGGTGGGACCCGCGGCCGAGGCGCGCGCGCGCCTGGACGAGCTCGTGGCCGGCGATCCCGCCCTGCGGGTCCGGATCGTGTCCGCGAGCGACGCGGTACATTGTCACACCGCGGAGGGATTCCCGACCCAACCGGTCGCGTTCGGGAGCGATCTCTTCCACCTGGGCCGGTGGGGCCGTCCCCTGCTGGTGGGGCCGGGCTCCATCCACGTCGCGCATACGGACGGCGAGCACGTGCTCAAGCGCGACCTGGTGCAGGCGGTATCCACCTACGAGCGACTGGTCGAGAGGTTGGTGCAGGCATGAGCGTGTCCCGCAAGCGGGTGGCCATCCTGGGTGCCACGGGCAACGTCGGGCAGCGGCTCATCGAGCACCTGGCGGGGCATCCCTGGTTCGACATCACGCACGTCGCGGCCTCCGAGCGCTCGGCCGGCCGGAGCTACCGCGAGGCCTGCGACTGGCGGCTGCCGACCCCCCTGCCGGGCGCCGTGGCCGACCTCGAGGTCCGCGACATGACGCCCGCGGCGGACGTGGACCTGGCCTTCTCCGCGCTGGACGCCGCGGTCGCCGACACGGTCGAGCCCGAATGGGCCCGCGCCGGGGTGGCGGTCTTCTCCAACGCGCGCAGCTACCGCATGGCGCCCGACGTGCCCCTGGTCATCAGCGAGGTCAACGCCGGGCACCTGGACCTCCTGCCTGCGCAGCGCGCGGCCCGCGGCTTCCCCGGCCACGGCGGCATCGTCACCAACGCCAACTGCTCGGCCACCTTCCTGACCATGGCGCTGGCACCGCTGCACCAGCGCTTCGGCGTCCGGCGCGTGCTCGTGGCGACACTGCAGGCCGTGTCGGGCGCGGGATACCGCGGCGTCTCCTCGATGGAGATCCTGGGGAACGTGGTGCCTTTCATCGGCGGCGAGGAGGAGAAGCTGGAGAGCGAGACCCAGAAGATGCTGGGCACGCTGGACGGCGGGGCCATCGTGCCGGCGCCGATCGCCGTCTCCGCCCACACGCACCGCGTCGCCGTGCTGGACGGCCACACCGAGGCGATCTCGGTCGAGCTCGTCGAGGACCCGGGGCTGGACGCCGTGAAGGAGGCCCTCCGTTCGTTCCGGGCCGCCCCGCAGGAGATGGGCCTCCCGTCCGCGCCCGACCACCCGATCGTGGTGCTGGACGAGCGCGACCGGCCGCAACCGCTCCTCGACCTCGCGGTGGAGCGCTCGATGGCCACCGTCGTGGGGCGGATCCGGCCCTGCCCCGTCTTCCACTACAAGATGGTCCTGCTCGGCCACAACACGATCCGGGGCGCGGGCCCGGGCTCCGTGCTCAACGCCGAGCTGATGGCCGCACGCGGTCTGCTGGGCGCACGTCCGTGATCGTCCAGAAGTTCGGCGGCACCTCCGTCGAGGACGCCGCGGCCATCCTGCGCGTGGTGGGGATCGTCACCCGCGCGCGGGAGCGGGCTCCCCTGGTCGTGGTCTCCGCCATCGCGCGCGCCACGGCCACGCTGGTGGGGCTGGGCGCCACGGCCGCGCGGGGCGCGCTGGCGGACGCGGAAGCAGAGCTGGGCGCGCTCATGGACCGCCACCGCCGCATCGCGCACGACCTGGGGCTGGGCGCGCGCGAAGGCGCCGTGCGCACCCGTATCGACGCGTTCGAGGCCGAGCTCTTCCGTCTGCTCGGCGGCATCGACGTCCTTCGCGAATGCACGCCCCGCACCCGCGATCATCTCGCCACGTTCGGGGAGCGCATGTCGTCGCACCTGCTCGCCGAGGCGCTGGTGGCGCACGACGTGGACGCCGTGCTGCTCGACGCGTTCGCCATCATGGTCACGGACGCGCGCTTCGGCCGGGCGCGACCCGACCGGCCGGAGCTGGAACGCCGGGCCGCCCGACACGTCCGTCCCGTGCTGGAGGGCGGTCGGGTCCCCGTGCTGCAGGGCTACATCGGCGCCACCCCCGACGGCGTGCCCACCACCATGGGCTTCGAGGCCTCGGACTTCACCGCCACCCTGATGGGCGCGGTCCTGGGAGCGGAGGAGATCCAGATCTGGACGGACGTGGCCGGCATGCTCACCGCGGACAACCGGGTGGTCCCCGAGGCGCGCACGCTACCGCGCGTCTCCTTCGCCGAGGCGGAGGAGCTGGCCCATCTGGGCGCGCGCGTCATCCATCCGGACGCCGTGCGACCGGCCGCCGAGCGCGGCATCTCCGTGCGCATCCTGGACTCACGCGCACCGGACGCCGGGGACACGCTCCTGGATGCGGTGGGCGAGGCGGACCCGAGCGGCGTGCGCTCCGTGGCGCTGCTCCGGAACGTGACGTATCTCAGGGTCGCGCCGGTGCCCGGGCGGCCGGCCACGGAGGGCTTCGCGCGCTGGGTGCTGGACGTGCTGGCCCGGCACGACGCCACGCTGGTGCTGGCCCTGCTCAGCGAGCGCAGCGTGGCCCTGGTCGCGGAAGCGGGCACCCTGGGCCAGCGCGCCCTGGAAGAGCTCGGCGGGGCCGCACGCCTGGAGCGACAGGACGGCTGCGCGCTCGTCTCCGTGGCCGGCGCCGGCCTCGCCGACGCACCCGACGTGCCCTCCCGCGCGCTGGGCGCGCTGGTGGGGACCGGCATCCGCATGATCGCACAGGGGTCGTCTCCGCTCAGCCTGTCGGTGGTGGTGCCGGGAGCGGACGGGGAGGGCGCAGTTCGCACGTTGCACACCACGTTCATCACGGGCTGAGCGGCGCTCGCGCGCTCCACCCCTGAGACGCGGGCGAAGTCGGAGGGCGTGAGACGCGCTCCCGCGGTGGGAACCCTGGACTCCAGAAGACGGATGGCGGCATGAGGATCGCGCTGATCGGATACGGGCGGATGGGCCGCATGGTGGAGTCGGCCGCCGAGGCCCGCGGGCACGAGATCGTGGCTCGCATCGACGCCTCGGAGGACGGCCCCGCGGACCTGGCGGACCGGCTCGCGAGCCAGCGCGCCCAGGCCACCATCGACTTCAGCGTCGCGCAGGCCGTGCTGGTCAACGTGGAGGCGTGTCTGCGCGCGGGCGTGCCCCTCGTGATCGGAACCACGGGGTGGGCCGACCGCCTCCCCGAGGCGGAGGAGCGCACGCGCACGGCCGGGGGTGCGCTGCTGCACGGCGCCAACTTCTCGATCGGCGCCACTCTCTTCGCGCGCCTGGTGCGCGAGGCGGGCCGTCTGTTCGATCGCTTCCCGGACTACGACCCCTACGTGCTCGAGTACCACCACCGCATGAAGACGGATGCGCCCAGCGGGACCGCGGCCTCCCTCGCCCGCGTGTTGCTGGACACGATGGAGCGCAAGGAGCACCTGCAGGAGGGCAACCCGGCCGGCCGCATCGCGGAGGACGCGCTGCAGGTGAGCAGCGTGCGCGCCGGACACGCCTTCGGCACGCACGAGGTGGGATTCGACGGCGAGGTCGACCGCATCGTGCTGGTGCACGAGGCCAGGAGCCGGCGCGGATTCGCCGAAGGGGCGGTCTTCGCGGCGGAGTGGATCCAGGGACGCACCGGAGTGTTCTCGTTCGAGGACGCCCTTTTCGGAGAGGAAGCCCATGCCTGACGCGTTTCGCGGCACCCATACCGCGCTGGTCACCCCGTTCGCCGCGGACGGCTCGGTGGACGAAACCGAGCTGCGCGCCCTGGTGCGTCGCCAGGTCGATGGAGGCGTGAGCGGCATCGTGGCCTGCGGCACGACGGGAGAGGCCGCCACGCTGTCCCGCGACGAGCAGATCCGGGTCATCGAGATCGTCCAGGAAGAAGCGGACGGGCGTGTCGCCGTCACCGCCGGTGCCGGGGGGAACGCCACGGCCGACGTGCTGGAGTTCCTCTCGCGACTCGAGCCGATCAAGCTGGATGCGGTGTTGTGCGTGGTGCCGTACTACAACAAGCCCACGCCCGCCGGCATGCTGGCCCACTTCCGCGCGCTCGCGGACGCGGCCCCGGCGCCGGTGATGCTGTACAACGTGCCGGGCCGCACCGCGCGCAACATGCCTGCGGACGTGACCCTCGCGCTGGCCGAGCATCCCAACATCGGCGGCGTGAAGGAGGCGTCCGGCGACCTGGACCAGGTGGGCCACATCCTGCGCGACGCGCCCCGGCGCTTCAGTGTGCTCTCCGGGGACGACTCGCTCACGCTCCCCATGATGGTGCTGGGTGCCCTCGGTGTCGTGTCCGTCGTCTCCAACATCGATCCCGACCGCATGAGCCGGCTGGTGGGCGCGGCCCGTGCCTCCGACTGGGACGAAGCGCGTCGTCTGCATCACGAGCTGTCGCGCCTCATGTCGCTCTGCTTCATCGAATCCAACCCCATTCCCGTGAAGGCCGCCGTCGCCATGATGGGGTACTGCGCCGAGCGCTACCGTCTGCCCATGGTCCCGCTGGAGGAGAAGAACCGGCCGGCGCTGGACGCCGAGCTGCGCCGCCTGCGTCTGGTGCAGGCGGGGGTGACCCGATGAGCGCAACATCCGGCTGGAGCGTCGAGGCGCTGGAGCACCGCATCCGCGAGCTCGCCGGCGTACCCACCGCCGAGCTGCCGCAGGACGCCGAGGCCGTCTTCCTGGAGCTGCGCGATCGGTTGACGCGGGGCGAGGTGCGCTCCGCCTCTCCCGGTCCGGACGGGTGGAAGGCCAACACGTGGGTCAAGCAGGGGATCCTGCTGGGCTTCCGGTTGGGCCGCATCGAGGACTTCACGGCGGCCGGCTTCCCGTTCTTCGACAAGCACACCTATCCGCTGCGCGCCATGGACGCGGGAGAAGGCGTGCGCATCGTACCGGGCGGATCGTCCATCCGCAGCGGCGCGTACGTGGCGCCGGGCGTGGTGTGCATGCCGCCCATGTACGTCAACGTGGGCGCGTACGTGGACGAGGGCACCATGGTGGACTCGCACGCCCTCGTGGGCTCCTGCGCCCAGATCGGCAAGCGCGTCCACCTGTCGGCGGCGGCGCAGATCGGCGGCGTGCTCGAACCCGTGGGTGCGGTCCCGGTGATCGTCGAGGACGACGTGCTCGTCGGCGGCAACTGCGGCGTCTACGAGGGGTGGATCATCGGCACGCGGGCCGTGCTGGCCCCGGGCACCATCCTCACCCGCGCCACGCGCGTGTACGACCTGGTGCATGGCCGTGTCATCGCGGCAGAGGAAGGCTCCTCCCCGCGGATCCCGGACGGTGCGGTGGTCGTGCCCGGGAGCCGTCCGGCGAAGGGGGACTTCGCGCGCGCGCACGGCGTGCAGCTCTACGTGCCGGTCATCGTGAAGTACCGGGACGCGGGCACCGACGCGGCGGTGGCGTTGGAGGACGCGTTGCGCTGACATGGACGTGCGCCGCTTCCTCGCCGACTACTGGCTTTCCCTGCTCCTGCTCTTCGTCCCGATTGCGCTGTACCTCGAGTACGGCGCCCACGCAGACGCGACCTGGATCTTTCTCGCGTCGGCGCTCGCCATCGTGCCGCTGGCGGGTTGGATGGGACGCGCCACGGAGCACCTCGCGGAGCGTCTCGGCGCGGGTCCCGGCGCCCTGCTGAACGCCACGTTCGGGAACGCGGCCGAGCTGATCATCGCCGTGATCGCGCTGCGAGCCGGGCTCTACGACCTGGTCAAGGCGTCCATCACCGGGTCCATCATCGGCAACGTCCTGCTCGTGTTCGGCCTGTCGGCCTTCCTGGGCGGGCTCAAGCATCCGCGCCAGCAGTTCAACCGCGTCGCGGCCGCCAACGGCTCCACGCTCCTCCTGTTGAGCGCGGTCGGTCTCGTGATCCCGGCCGTCTTCCACCTGGTGGTGGGCGCGGGCTTCCAGGCCTCGGAGCGCGGGCTGTCGCTCGACATCGCGATCGTGCTGATGGTCACCTACCTGGCCAGCCTCTGGTTCACGCTGAAGACGCATTCCCACCTGTACCTGGGCATCCGCTCCGAAGCACAGGAGCACAGCGCCGATCCGCAACCGCACGCCGGAGGTCACCAGCCCTGGCCGGCGGGCGTGGCCCTGGTGGTCCTGCTGGTCGCCGCGGCGATGGTGGGCGTGATGAGCGAGCTGCTCGTGGGGGCCACCGAGGAAGCCGCCCACACGTTCGGCATGAGCGAGGTGTTCGTGGGGGTGATCCTGGTCGCGCTCGTGGGCAACGCGGCCGAGCATTCCACGGCCGTGCTCATGGCCATGAAGAACAAGATGGACCTGGCCATCAACATCGCGGTGGGGTCATCCATCCAGATCGCGCTGTTCGTGGCCCCTCTGCTGGTGTTCCTGAGCTACGCGGTGGGGCCGCAGCCCATGGACCTGCTCTTCACCACGTTCGAGGTGCTGGCGGTCGGCATCTCCGTCCTGGTGATCGGGCAGATCTCCCAGGACGGGGAGTCGCACTGGATGGAGGGGCTGCAGCTCCTCGCGGTCTACATCGTCCTCGGGATCGCTTTCTTCTTCCTCCCGGCCTGAACGGCCGGGCGGCACTCGAGCGGGGCCGTCGCCCGGCGCCGGGCGAGGCACGACGCGCAGCGGCGACCACGAGCCGGGGTCAGTCCTGCGCGCGGTCGGCCGCACCCGGCGCGGAGCCGGACAGGCGTGCAATGACCCGCGCCGCCAGTTGCGCGCGCGAGTCCACGCCCACCTTCCGATAGATCGCGCTGGCCTGCTGTCGCACCGTCCGGTGGGACCGGTGCCGAAGCTGCGCGATCTCGGCGAGCGAGCGGCCCTCGATCAGCCCGTGCGCCACGGCAGCCTCCGAGGGAGACAGGTCCCAGGAGTCGAGGAGCGCTCCCAGAGGGGGCGGGGCGGCGCCCGGGCCCTCCCCCGGAGGCGTGGGCCGCCGCCGCCCCCGCCCCAGGCCCATCCATGCGACCAGCAGGACCAGCAGCGCCGGCCCGGACGGGTCGATCGCAAGGCGGAACACGCCGGCGCGGGCGTCGACGACGGTCTGGGTCACGCCGTACGCGAGGAGACCTGCGACCATCAGAACCCGGACGCTCCGGCTTCTCGTGCGTTCCATCGGATCCCCCCTCTGCCCGTGCTCAGCGGTCCATCGAACATGTGCCGGATCGGCGCCCCTGGCCCCAAGATCGGCCGTTTGCCCGATCGCGGGCCAGGCGACGCACGTACATCGTTGCCGTACGTCCATCGCCGCGCAGGAGATCCGATGCCCCGAGCCCGTCGCCGCACGCTCTCTGCCCTAGGCGCCCAGGCACTCCTCATGGCCGCGTGTGTCTCCGCCGGGACATTCGACGCCACCGCGCCGGCCGGTTTCGAGGTGGTGTGGCCGGTCGGCGCCGACCCCTCCGCCCTGGAGCGCGGAGCACCCGGCGTCCTCCTGGTCGTGGGGTGCGGTGGCGCGTCGATCGTGGAGGGCCGCTCGCACTACCGGGACGTGGCCACGGAGCTCGCCCGTCTCGGCTATGCGACCATGGTGGTGGACTACGTCCGCGCGCACGGTCGCAAGCGTGCCTGCGGAGAGCACCCCTCGTCCGAGGAGGTCGTACGCTACCTGGAGCTCTCCTGGGAACGCATGGCCGGGTTCCCCCGGACGGATGCGACCCGGCTCTTCCTGATGGGCTGGTCCCGCGGCGGGACGGCCGTCCTCGATTTCCTCGGCACGTCGCCCTACGCAGCCGAGGTCCGGGGCGCGGTCCTCTGGTATCCCGATTGCCGACGACTCCTGCCGCCCCTGAGCGCACCTCCGACTGCCCCCACGCTGTGGCTCTTCGCCGGAGACGACAACGTGGCGCCGCCCGACCCCTGCACGCCGCTCGTGGAGCGGTGGGGAGACGCCGCGCAGACCCATACGTTCCCGGGCGCCCATCACGGGTTCGACATGCCGGAGCTCGATCCGGGGATCGACGCCCGCGAGTACATCCTCTTCGGGCCCGAACGCACGCTCCGGTATGACTCCGTGGCGGCAGCGACGGCCTGGGAGGCCGCGGAACGCTTTCTGCGAAGCGGGAGCGGGGGGCCCTGAGCGAGCTCCCCGGCGCGCGAGTTCGGTTCTCAGTCCACCGGCGGCCGCGGCTGGAACGTCCGCCGGAGCGGCAGCTCGGGCACGGTCGCGGTGACCAGGGCCGCGGCCACGATCACACCCAGCAGCAACCGGTAGATCCGCGTCACGGCCTCTGCGAACGCACCGGCCACGGCCGCCTCGGCGCTCCGCACGGCCTCCTGCTCCGCCGCGTCCAGGATGGCCTCGAGCTCCGAGGGGCTGGCGCCACGCGCCCGCGCCGCCATGAGGCGCTCACGGTCGGCGGCGGGGAGCAGGCCCTCGCCTTCCTTCCCTCCGGCCCCTCCTTCGTCCATCTCGCCCTCGCGCACCCGCGCCCGCAGGAGCGCGAAGCGGGCGTGGATGGCGTCGGTGATCGCCCCCCCTCCACTCGCGGCCAGGCGCAGCTCCCCCGACCCCTCCCCCGCGAGCGCCTCGGCCGGGAGGGCTCCACCCGACCGCATGAGGGCCGACACCAGGGTGACCACCAGCACGGTGCCCATCACGGCGGAGCCCACGGTCCCGCCGATCTGCCGGAAGAACTGGCTGGCGCTCGTGGCCTGCCCGATCCGGCGGACGTCCACGGCGTTCTGGATGGCGAGGGTGTAGAGCGGCAGGGACGGCCCGATCCCCAGCCCGCACAGGACCATGTAGGCCGTGACCGTCCAGTAGCCCGTCTCGGCGGTCATGCGGGCCAGGAGCGCCACCCCCACCAGGAGGATGCCGATCCCGACCAGGAGGAGACGGCGGTAGTGCCCGAAGCGCGCCACCAGCTGGCCGGACAGCACCGAGCCGGTCACCAGGCCCAGCGAGAGCGGGATGAGCGCCACCCCGGCGCGCGTGGCGCTCACGCCCACCACCATGACCAGGAAGAGGGGCAGGAAGATCAGGACGCAGATGAACACGGCGCCCATGAGGAAGGACGCCACGTTGGCGCGCGCGAAGACCGCATTGCCGAACAGGGACAGGTCCAGCACCGGGTTGGCGGCCCGGCGCGAGCGCAGCACGAAGACGGTGACCGCGGCCAGACCCAGCGCCACCAGACCCAGGGTGACCCAGCCGGCCCACCCGTCGACCCCCGGCACGGTGCCGGGCAGCCAGGGAAAGCGGCGCTTGTCGATCTGCAGGCCCAGCACGGCCGCGGACAGGCCCGCCACCAGGAAGGCGGCCGAGGCCCAGTCGATGCGGGTGCGGGCCGCGTCGGGCGGACGCAGCGGCGGCATGCGCGTGGTCACGAACCACACCGCCAGCGCGCCGAACGGCACGTTCACGTAGAAGACCCAGCGCCACCCCTCGACGCCCGGGATCAGCCCGCCGCCGTGGTCCGTGAGCAGCCCGCCCACGAGCGGGCCCAGCACGCTGGCGACCCCGAAGACGGCGCCGACGAAGCCCTGATAGCGGGCGCGCTGCGCCGGAGGATAGAGGTCCGCGATCACGATGAAGGCCATCGCGAAGAGGCCCGCGCCGCCCAGCCCCTGCACGGCCCGGAAGGCGATCAGCTGGTCCATGCCGTCCCCGAGCAGCGGCAGCGACCCGAACTCGCCCGCCAGCCCGCACAGGGCCGAGCCCGTCAGGAACAGCCCGATGGCCCCCAGCTCGATGGCGCGCCGGCTGTAGGTGTCGGCCAGCTTGCCGTAGATGGGCACCAGGGACGTGGAGGCCAGCAGGTAGGCCGTGGCCACCCACGCATACCGGTCCACGCCCTGCAGATCCTCCACGATCCGCGGCAGGGCGGTCGAGACGATGGTCTGGTCCAGAGCGCCCAGGAACAGGGCCAGCAGGATGGCAACGAGGGTCAGCGTGCGGTCCCGGTCGGTGAGACCGGGAGGCAGCTCGACGTCGGTCACGGGCGGAACGGTGCGGAGAGGAGCGGTGCGGGGACCCGTGTTGAGGACCCCGGCGACCGCTCGAAGGGTCCTGCTGTCGCGCGCGGCCTGAGCCGGCGCGGGGTACCCCGCCCGCCGCACGACCTGCTAAGTTCCGCCGACCCCTCGGCAGATCGCTGCGACGCGCCCGGACCGCTGTGCGGGCCCTCCAGGGATCTCCGCGTTCGACGACCGCACGGACGACGACGTCATGTTCTTCGCCGCCCATTCCGGGATCCGCTACCTGACCCTGCTGTTCGGGATCCTGGCCCTCGTGTATGCCCTGTTCGGGATGGTGACCCGCCGTCCCTACGACAAGCCCATGCGCATCCTGGCTACGGCCTTCGCGGGCACCCTGCACCTTCAGATCGTGCTCGGGTTCGCGGTGCTCTTCAGCGGACGGTTCTATCCGGGCATCTACCTGCATTTCCTGCTGATGGTGCTGGCGGCGGTTGTGGCCCAGCTGCCACCGTCCGTGATGCGCCGTCGTCCGCCCGAGGCCCGCTCGTTCGTTCCCCATGTGGTGGGGACCGCGATCGCCCTCGTGCTCGTCGTGGTCGGCATCCTGTCCATCGGCCGCGGGGTCTTCCAGAGCACCCTGTGAGCGATCACGGAAGCCCGGGCGGGGTACCCATCTCCGCGTTCCGTTCCAAAGGAGGAGGCATGGTCTCACCCCCTGTCCGAAGCCTCGCCCTCGCGCTCGCGGCGCTGGGGACGGGCTGCTACACCTACCGCCCGGTGGAGCTGGCCGAGGTCCGGCCCAACACCGAGATCCGTGCCCGGGTCTCGGCCCAGGAGGCCGCCCGACTGGCCGAGGTGCTCGGGGGCCGTGAGCGGCGCGAGCTCGACGGGCGGGTGGTCGAGGCTGGCGCCGAGGGCGTGACGCTGGATGTCGCCGTCGTGAGCTCGGTCGAGCGCGGCGGGGACGCGCTACGCCAGCGGCTGGAGCTCACTCCCGACCGCATCCTGGAGGTCGAGGTCCGCGAGCTCAGCCAGTCCCGCACGGGCGCGCTGCTCGGCATCGCGCTCGGAGGCGGCGTGGCGCTGCTCGTCTCGCAGCTCCACGGCGGCGCCGGGGAGCGTCCGCCGGGAATCCCGCCGCCATCGGAGATGCGGATCCCCTTCCGGATCCCGATCCCCTGGTAGGGAGCCCCTTCGAAGGAAAGCGCCCGGGCCGGCCGTAGCCGACCCGGGCGTTTTCACGTCCGGAGCCGATCCGCTCCCGCGATCAGCTCACGTTGGGGTTGGTCTGCCTCTCGCTCTCGGAGATCGGGAAGCAGTAGTCGCGCGTCTCGAGGTGCGACCCGGTCGCCACGTCCCCACTCACCTGCTCGAGCGGGTGCAGGTCGTCCTCTGTGAGACCGGCGTCGTTCCACCGACGCAGCGCTCCGAGGCGTCGCCCCTCGAGCCACATCTCGATCGCGTGCTCGCGCTTGTAGTAGCCCCACGCCTCCGCTTCCGACGTTGCGGTCTCGGTAGGCATGCCGGCGGCGGTACGCAGATCGTTCACGATCGCCATGGCACCCTGCCAGTCGCCATCCATCAGCATGGCTTCGGCTTCCAGCAGGCGCATCTCCGCACCCGACGAGAGCTCTACGTCCGCTCCCGGATCCGGGTACTTGTCCTGCGGCCACCAGTCGACCTGACCGCAGCACTCCACCGCCGCGTCCCCGGTCTTGTTGGTCAGCATGTAGGGCACACGCGGATCGCCCGACGGATTGTCGTCGGACAGCCCG
Proteins encoded:
- a CDS encoding helix-turn-helix transcriptional regulator, producing MVAGLLAYGVTQTVVDARAGVFRLAIDPSGPALLVLLVAWMGLGRGRRRPTPPGEGPGAAPPPLGALLDSWDLSPSEAAVAHGLIEGRSLAEIAQLRHRSHRTVRQQASAIYRKVGVDSRAQLAARVIARLSGSAPGAADRAQD
- a CDS encoding dienelactone hydrolase family protein, giving the protein MPRARRRTLSALGAQALLMAACVSAGTFDATAPAGFEVVWPVGADPSALERGAPGVLLVVGCGGASIVEGRSHYRDVATELARLGYATMVVDYVRAHGRKRACGEHPSSEEVVRYLELSWERMAGFPRTDATRLFLMGWSRGGTAVLDFLGTSPYAAEVRGAVLWYPDCRRLLPPLSAPPTAPTLWLFAGDDNVAPPDPCTPLVERWGDAAQTHTFPGAHHGFDMPELDPGIDAREYILFGPERTLRYDSVAAATAWEAAERFLRSGSGGP
- a CDS encoding MDR family MFS transporter gives rise to the protein MTDVELPPGLTDRDRTLTLVAILLALFLGALDQTIVSTALPRIVEDLQGVDRYAWVATAYLLASTSLVPIYGKLADTYSRRAIELGAIGLFLTGSALCGLAGEFGSLPLLGDGMDQLIAFRAVQGLGGAGLFAMAFIVIADLYPPAQRARYQGFVGAVFGVASVLGPLVGGLLTDHGGGLIPGVEGWRWVFYVNVPFGALAVWFVTTRMPPLRPPDAARTRIDWASAAFLVAGLSAAVLGLQIDKRRFPWLPGTVPGVDGWAGWVTLGLVALGLAAVTVFVLRSRRAANPVLDLSLFGNAVFARANVASFLMGAVFICVLIFLPLFLVMVVGVSATRAGVALIPLSLGLVTGSVLSGQLVARFGHYRRLLLVGIGILLVGVALLARMTAETGYWTVTAYMVLCGLGIGPSLPLYTLAIQNAVDVRRIGQATSASQFFRQIGGTVGSAVMGTVLVVTLVSALMRSGGALPAEALAGEGSGELRLAASGGGAITDAIHARFALLRARVREGEMDEGGAGGKEGEGLLPAADRERLMAARARGASPSELEAILDAAEQEAVRSAEAAVAGAFAEAVTRIYRLLLGVIVAAALVTATVPELPLRRTFQPRPPVD